One Brassica napus cultivar Da-Ae chromosome C4, Da-Ae, whole genome shotgun sequence genomic region harbors:
- the LOC106370075 gene encoding transcription factor MYB78: MENYEQNLNSPAHEEDSDVRKGPWTEEEDAILVNFVSIHGDARWNHIARSSGLKRTGKSCRLRWLNYLRPDVRRGNITLEEQFMILKLHSLWGNRWSKIAQYLPGRTDNEIKNYWRTRVQKQAKHLRCDVNSNLFKETMKNVWMPRLMERINAQTPSPTYDPVESVITDPGQPIDKQTPVEPGFVLNPDQHRHQFVQASELCATSSTSPAETLSDVQDRVVNGSGYDPAGQTGFLELNYWGCDDGDNMWTDDESFWFLRDQFCHETTSFSYN; this comes from the exons ATGGAAAATTACGAGCAAAACTTAAACTCACCAGCTCATGAAGAAGATTCTGATGTACGGAAAGGTCCATGGACCGAGGAAGAAGATGCTATTCTCGTCAACTTCGTCTCCATCCACGGTGATGCTCGCTGGAACCATATCGCTCGTTCCTCAG GGCTTAAGAGAACTGGTAAGAGTTGCAGGTTAAGATGGCTTAACTACTTGAGGCCAGATGTTAGACGAGGCAACATCACTCTCGAAGAACAGTTTATGATCCTCAAACTCCATTCTCTCTGGGGCAATAG gtgGTCGAAGATTGCACAATATCTACCGGGAAGAACAGATAATGAAATAAAGAATTATTGGAGAACTCGTGTGCAAAAACAAGCTAAACACCTTAGATGCGATGTTAATAGCAATCTTTTCAAGGAGACAATGAAAAATGTTTGGATGCCTAGATTAATGGAAAGAATCAACGCCCAAACACCATCCCCCACGTATGACCCAGTGGAGTCAGTGATCACCGACCCAGGTCAACCTATCGACAAACAGACTCCGGTCGAGCCAGGTTTTGTTTTAAACCCGGACCAGCATCGTCATCAATTCGTTCAGGCTTCGGAACTGTGCGCAACGTCTTCAACCTCGCCAGCTGAGACGTTATCGGACGTTCAAGACAGGGTAGTGAACGGGTCTGGTTATGATCCGGCGGGTCAAACGGGTTTCTTGGAGTTAAACTATTGGGGCTGTGATGATGGAGACAACATGTGGACCGATGATGAGAGTTTTTGGTTCTTGCGGGACCAGTTCTGCCACGAGACCACATCCTTTTCGTATAATTAA
- the LOC106451172 gene encoding SWR1-complex protein 4: MGGTDAKDILGLPKTPLYEKKARPQKESHRKPDGISREVYALTGGVAPPLMPSIDVTHLKRPPPPHEKVAWQWLPINSSARKDDLQLYHWVRVVNGVPPTGDYSFAKYNKSVDILKYTDDDYENLLTDPVWTKEETDQLFQLCERFDLRFTVIADRFPLSRTLEELKDRYYSVTRALLRARAQSPADLANHPLMKEPYDMTRDRERKRALSMVLSQSRHQEKKDAEILAEAKRITEIRLAARRAADLDVSGNENIGLDKADGGPGCSVSPSSNSQLPATAVAPSTLTMADYASTLASLRMLHVYLRTYGLEQMVQAASSAVGLRTIKRVEQTLQDLGVNLKPKVPTKTVCDEHLELRKEILTLLNLQKQLLYKESEGSSHREGAYAAMPDTPKDRVFASEPFSFGGISAERPIKKEPKRKGPGRQADTPSPAHKRPRKLKASDL; the protein is encoded by the exons ATGGGTGGTACGGACGCGAAAGACATTCTCGGGTTGCCGAAGACGCCACTCTACGAGAAGAAAGCTCGACCCCAGAAGGAGTCTCATAGAAAACCCGATGGCATTTCGCGCGAG GTTTATGCGCTCACGGGGGGCGTTGCGCCTCCTCTTATGCCTTCAATTGATGTTACCCACTTAAAGCGTCCTCCTCCGCCTCATGAGAAG GTTGCTTGGCAATGGCTTCCCATCAACAGTTCCGCTAGGAAAGATGATTTGCAGCTTTACCATTGG GTTAGAGTGGTAAATGGTGTTCCACCAACAGGTGACTATTCCTTTGCCAAATATAACAag TCAGTTGATATCTTGAAATACACGGACGATGATTATGAGAATCTTTTAACGGACCCT GTGTGGACCAAGGAAGAGACAGATCAGTTGTTTCAATTGTGTGAAAGGTTTGATCTCCGTTTCACTGTCATTGCTGATCGCTTCCCATTATCCCGGACTCTTGAGGAATTGAAGGATCGTTACTATAGTG TGACTCGGGCCCTGCTGCGTGCTAGAGCTCAGTCTCCAGCAGATTTGGCAAACCATCCTCTGATGAAG GAGCCTTATGATATGACACGCGATAGAGAGCGCAAACGTGCATTGTCAATGGTCCTGTCCCAGAGTAGACACCAGGAGAAGAAAGATGCTGAG ATTCTTGCTGAGGCTAAAAGAATCACAGAGATTCGTTTGGCTGCACGT CGTGCGGCAGATCTTGATGTGTCTGGGAATGAGAATATCGGTCTTGATAAAGCTGATGGAGGTCCAGGGTGTAGTGTATCTCCATCTTCCAATTCTCAACTTCCTGCAACTGCCGTGGCCCCATCAACACTAACTATGGCAGATTATGCCTCTACACTTGCTTCTCTGCGCATg CTTCATGTGTACTTGAGAACCTATGGACTTGAACAAATGGTTCAAGCTGCAAGCTCTGCTGTTGGTCTTCGAACGATCAAGCGCGTTGAGCAGACTCTGCAAGATCTCGGG GTTAATTTAAAGCCAAAGGTTCCTACAAAAACTGTATGTGATGAGCATCTTGAATTACGGAAAGAAATTCTAACACTACTGAATCTTCAGAAGCAG CTACTGTATAAAGAATCAGAAGGCTCATCACACCGTGAAGGGGCCTATGCCGCAATGCCAGATACTCCAAAG GATCGTGTTTTCGCATCTGAGCCATTCAGTTTTGGAG GAATTTCAGCTGAAAGACCAATCAAGAAGGAACCGAAGCGCAAG GGTCCTGGAAGGCAGGCAGACACTCCTTCACCAGCTCATAAGCGGCCTAGAAAATTGAAAGCATCCGATCTCTAA
- the LOC106451405 gene encoding long chain acyl-CoA synthetase 1 has translation MKSFAAKVEDGVRGENGKPSVGPVYRNLLSEKGFPPIDSDITTAWDIFSKSVKKFPDNKMLGWRRIVDEKVGPYMWKTYKEAYDEVLQIGSALRAIGAEPGCRVGIYGVNCPQWIITMEACAAHTLICVPLYDTLGSGAVDYIVDQAEIDFVFVQETKIKGLLEPDCKCARRLKAIVSFTNVSEEHNLKGSEVGVKTYSWLDFLQMGCGKPEETTPPKPFNICTIMYTSGTSGDPKGVVLTHEAVATYIVGMDLFMDQFEDKMTHEDVYLSFLPLAHILDRMNEEYFFRKGASVGYYHGDLNVLRDDIQELKPTYLAGVPRVFERIHEGIQKALQELNPRRRFIFNALYKHKLAWLNRGYSHSKASPMADFIAFRKIRDKLGGRIRLLVSGGAPLSTEIEEFLRVTCCCFVVQGYGLTETLGGTAMGFPDEMCMLGTVGIPAVYNEIRLEEVAEMGYDPLGENPAGEICIRGKCLFSGYYKNPKLTQEVMKDGWFHTGDIGEIQSNGVLKIIDRKKNLIKLSQGEYVALENLENIYGQNSLVQDIWVYGDSFKSMLVAVIVPNQETIKRWAKELGFTKPFEELCSLSELQEHIISELKSTAEKNKLRKFEYIKAVTVETKPFDVARDLVTATLKNRRNNLLKYYQVQVDEMYRKLASKKI, from the exons atgaaGTCTTTCGCGGCGAAGGTGGAAGATGGAGTGAGAGGGGAAAACGGGAAGCCGTCGGTAGGTCCGGTATACCGGAATCTTTTGTCGGAAAAAGGTTTTCCTCCAATAGATTCTGATATCACCACTGCTTGGGACATTTTCag TAAATCAGTCAAGAAATTCCCTGACAACAAGATGCTTGGATGGCGTCGAATCGTCGATGAGAAG GTTGGACCGTATATGTGGAAAACTTACAAGGAAGCATACGATGAAGTTCTGCAGATTGGCTCTGCATTACGTGCTATTGGAGCTGAGCCT GGGTGTCGAGTGGGGATCTATGGAGTTAATTGTCCTCAGTGGATCATAACAATGGAG GCATGTGCGGCTCACACTCTAATCTGTGTACCTCTATATGATACCTTGG GTTCTGGAGCAGTGGATTATATCGTTGATCAGGCGGAAATCGATTTTGTATTCGTCCAAGAGACCAAGATTAAAGGG CTTCTTGAGCCAGACTGCAAATGTGCTAGACGGCTAAAAGCCATAGTTTCCTTCACTAATGTGAGCGAAGAGCATAACCTCAAGGGTTCAGAAGTTGGAGTCAAAACATACTCTTGGCTCGATTTTCTCCAAATG GGATGTGGGAAACCGGAAGAGACTACCCCGCCTAAGCCGTTTAATATATGCACCATAATGTATACCAGCGGCACGAGTGGTGACCCTAAAGGTGTGGTTTTGACTCATGAAGCTGTGGCCACTTACATTGTTGGCATGGATCTTTTCATGGACCAGTTCGAAGACAAG ATGACACATGAAGATGTGTATCTCTCTTTCTTGCCGCTGGCTCATATTCTTGACCGTATGAATGAAGAATACTTCTTTCGCAAAGGGGCCTCCGTTGGCTATTACCATGGA GATTTGAATGTGCTACGCGATGACATTCAAGAATTGAAACCAACTTATCTAGCTGGAGTTCCAAGAGTGTTTGAGAGAATCCACGAGGGTATTCAAAAGGCTCTTCAGGAACTTAACCCGAGAAGGAGATTTATCTTCAATGCTCTCTACAAGCA CAAGCTTGCATGGTTAAATCGTGGATATTCTCATAGCAAAGCTTCACCCATGGCTGATTTCATAGCCTTCCGAAAG aTTAGAGACAAACTGGGAGGTCGAATCCGGTTGCTAGTATCTGGAGGAGCACCTTTGAGCACAGAGATTGAGGAGTTCCTGAGAGTTACTTGCTGTTGCTTTGTCGTCCAAGGCtacg GTCTGACGGAGACGCTTGGAGGAACAGCTATGGGCTTCCCGGACGAGATGTGTATGCTAGGGACAGTCGGTATTCCGGCGGTTTACAACGAGATACGGCTTGAGGAAGTGGCTGAAATGGGCTACGACCCACTTGGGGAAAATCCGGCAGGCGAGATCTGTATAAGAGGAAAATGTTTGTTTTCTGGTTATTACAAGAACCCTAAACTTACTCAAGAAGTCATGAAAGACGGATGGTTCCATACAG GAGATATTGGTGAGATTCAATCAAATGGAGTACTTAAGATAATTGATCGTAAGAAGAATTTGATCAAACTCTCTCAAGGGGAGTACGTTGCTCTTGAGAACCTGGAAAACATCTATGGTCAAAACTCTCTTGTCCAAGAT ATATGGGTTTATGGAGACAGCTTCAAATCGATGCTTGTTGCGGTGATTGTTCCAAACCAAGAAACCATAAAACGTTGGGCTAAAGAACTTGGTTTTACTAAACCATTCGAAGAACTATGTTCTCTCTCGGAGTTGCAAGAGCACATCATTTCAGAACTGAAGTCCACGGCAGAGAAGAACAAG ctaagAAAGTTTGAGTACATCAAAGCAGTGACGGTGGAGACAAAACCTTTCGATGTAGCGAGAGACTTAGTGACTGCAACGCTCAAGAACCGGAGGAACAACCTGCTCAAGTATTATCag GTACAAGTCGACGAGATGTACAGAAAATTGGCGTCAAAGAAAATCTGA
- the LOC106370086 gene encoding uncharacterized protein LOC106370086 gives MASIVMFFRALMSCRLTPEEEPETAVTSLSTLKLYRNVAGAENTTRKSTSVVDASHGIDNHEFTIETTSGINDMDERFYWIIVKNHLFL, from the coding sequence ATGGCGTCGATAGTGATGTTCTTTAGAGCCCTGATGAGTTGCCGTCTTACGCCCGAAGAGGAGCCAGAGACGGCGGTGACTTCTTTGTCAACGTTGAAACTTTACAGAAATGTCGCCGGAGCCGAGAACACGACGAGGAAGAGTACTTCGGTCGTTGACGCATCGCATGGCATCGATAATCACGAGTTTACTATCGAAACCACGAGTGGGATCAACGATATGGATGAAAGGTTTTATTGGATCATCGTCAAGAATCACTTGTTCTTGTAA
- the LOC106451313 gene encoding WRKY transcription factor 23-like produces MTNIINSCTIISPLSSLLSHHLSSLLVYIFFLSISVLARLLCFKLTVRVYNFYLLSWKLGKKAMEFTSFYHPSSLSVWEFGDLMAAERDSFELLGSQQHHQLQGIAAASPHSFLLETLQPQTQPFVKLPSADSTIFQAPPSNGDATADKSVTSRVESFCSDHFLINSPATPNSSSFSSASSEDANEEKAKREDQEEEEGHKKSDTNKQVKPKNNSLKRQREPRVAFMTKSEVDHLEDGYRWRKYGQKAVKNSPFPRSYYRCTTASCNVKKRVERSFRDPSTVVTTYEGQHTHISPLMSRPVPGGGFFGSSGVASNLGGNFGFPMESSTLISPQFQQLVRYHQQQEVLSCFGGVGQYVNSHTHGYGDDERVKKSRGLVRDNGLLQDVVPCHMLKEE; encoded by the exons ATGACAAACATCATCAACTCCTGCACAATAATTagtcctctctcctctcttctttctcatcaCCTCTCTTCtttattggtttatatttttttcttgtccaTCTCTGTTCTGGCGCGACTACTCTGTTTTAAGTTAACCGTACGTGTTTACAACTTTTATTTACTTTCTTGGAAACTTGGAAAGAAAGCAATGGAGTTTACTAGTTTTTATCACCCATCGTCTCTAAGCGTTTGGGAGTTTGGAGATTTGATGGCGGCGGAGAGGGATTCATTTGAGTTATTAGGTTCTCAGCAACATCATCAGCTTCAGGGCATTGCTGCTGCTTCACCTCATTCCTTCCTTCTTGAAACGCTCCAACCGCAAACGCAACCGTTTGTTAAACTGCCTTCTGCTGATTCAACTATCTTTCAAGCTCCACCGTCAAACGGCGACGCGACTGCAGATAAGTCAGTGACGTCAAGGGTGGAATCTTTTTGTTCGGATCATTTTCTGATAAATTCACCGGCGACACCTAACTCGTCCTCGTTTTCTTCGGCGTCAAGCGAGGATGCAAACGAAGAGAAAGCTAAAAGAGaagaccaagaagaagaagagggacATAAGAAGAGTGATACTAATAAACA GGTGAAACCAAAGAATAATAGCCTGAAGAGACAGAGAGAGCCAAGAGTAGCCTTCATGACAAAGAGTGAGGTTGATCATCTCGAAGATGGTTATCGCTGGAGAAAATATGGTCAGAAAGCAGTCAAAAACAGTCCTTTTCCTAG gaGTTACTACCGTTGCACAACAGCTTCATGTAACGTGAAGAAGAGAGTAGAGAGATCATTCAGAGATCCAAGCACTGTGGTTACGACCTACGAAGGTCAACACACACACATTAGTCCACTCATGTCTCGTCCAGTCCCCGGTGGAGGCTTCTTCGGATCGTCAGGAGTTGCTTCAAATCTTGGTGGTAACTTTGGGTTTCCAATGGAGAGCTCAACACTAATATCTCCTCAGTTCCAACAGCTTGTCCGTTACCACCAACAACAAGAAGTCTTGTCTTGTTTTGGAGGAGTCGGACAGTACGTTAACAGCCACACACATGGGTATGGTGATGATGAACGTGTGAAGAAGAGTCGAGGTTTGGTTAGAGATAATGGACTTCTTCAGGATGTTGTCCCGTGTCATATGTTGAAGGAAGAGTAG